A window of the Synechococcus sp. JA-3-3Ab genome harbors these coding sequences:
- a CDS encoding phycobilisome rod-core linker polypeptide produces the protein MGINVSAGAVVSNPRLYQTVPVSTISQAEQQDRYLGRTELDRLEDFFSSGLKRLEIAEVIAANSEIIVSRAANRIFTGGSPMAYLERPEATQDEKEAFKLGTAFYVESTGGFIEAIRNIFSASGVEIPPNFRPINISRYGAANMRKSLRDLSWFLRYVTYALVAGDPSIIAVNTRGLREIIENACSAEATIVAIQEMKRAAAGYFRKDAEAVAIINQYFDVLLSEFIAPAPSDKLRQRNASTADGLPLQGLQLPQVYNLAAEKVPVFAMKPGLSNAEKEEVIKAAYRQVFERDIRRAYGLKLSNLESKVKNGEISMKEFIRRLGKSELYRKQFYEPYINSRVVELAFRHFLGRAPETREEVQTYFSIVSSKGLAGLVDALVDSREYGDYFGEETVPYLRKLGIEAQTSANWGAKFDLYTYAAPRRKVPQFITLFARYNRPLPDQHAYGSGNDPLEIQFGAIFPKETRSLSARPAPFNKDVKRILIRRGFALTNARTNPKAVGDPGSLGPKVFKLTQTPGDRSRRLGVRAGIVGSEVSTQAVIRACYQQVYGYMPYEGQRLTRWEIKLESGEIPVKEFIRQLAKSDLFRNKYWSSLYVCKAIEFIHRKLLGRPTYGRQEMNRLFDIASKQGFYAVVDAILDSEEYQQVFGEDIVPYERYLTPGGLALRRMRPGSTDMAVATKPIRTDEDIPLFVKLGQPRDMPSGELEIQRRAQQGVPKVRQEIPVFKLTSLANKAEVNNLIRAAYRQVFERDMDIYNISAELSSAESKLRNGEITVKEFIEALGCSELYRSEFYAPYPNTKVIELGTKHFLGRAPLNQQEIRKYNQILATQGVKAFVRALLNTQEYRDLFGEDTVPYRRFPTLPAANFPNTQELYGRLTKQNHELVVPSFSPVGNDRS, from the coding sequence ATGGGTATCAACGTATCCGCTGGCGCAGTCGTTTCCAACCCCCGTCTCTACCAAACCGTGCCTGTATCGACCATCTCCCAGGCGGAACAGCAGGATCGCTATCTGGGACGCACCGAGCTGGATCGCCTCGAGGACTTTTTCTCCAGCGGCCTGAAACGGCTAGAGATTGCCGAGGTCATTGCGGCCAATTCGGAAATCATCGTCAGCCGGGCAGCCAACCGCATCTTCACAGGGGGCTCGCCCATGGCCTATCTGGAGCGGCCAGAAGCGACCCAAGACGAGAAAGAAGCCTTCAAGCTGGGTACTGCCTTCTACGTGGAATCCACCGGCGGATTCATTGAGGCCATCCGCAACATCTTTAGCGCCAGCGGTGTGGAGATTCCCCCCAATTTCCGCCCCATCAACATCTCCCGCTACGGGGCTGCCAACATGCGCAAATCGCTGCGGGATCTGAGCTGGTTTTTGCGCTACGTCACCTACGCTTTGGTGGCCGGGGATCCCAGTATCATCGCCGTCAACACCCGCGGCCTGCGGGAGATCATCGAAAACGCCTGCTCCGCCGAGGCCACCATTGTCGCCATTCAAGAGATGAAACGGGCGGCGGCTGGCTACTTCCGCAAAGATGCCGAAGCAGTTGCCATCATCAACCAATATTTCGATGTTTTGCTGAGCGAGTTCATCGCCCCCGCCCCTTCCGACAAGCTGCGGCAGCGCAATGCCAGCACCGCCGACGGCCTGCCCCTGCAGGGGCTGCAGCTACCCCAGGTTTACAACTTGGCTGCCGAGAAAGTTCCCGTTTTTGCCATGAAGCCGGGGCTGTCCAACGCCGAGAAGGAAGAAGTCATCAAGGCCGCCTACCGGCAGGTGTTTGAGCGGGACATCCGCCGCGCCTACGGCCTCAAGCTTTCCAACCTGGAGTCGAAGGTGAAAAACGGCGAGATCTCCATGAAGGAGTTCATTCGCCGCCTGGGCAAATCGGAGCTCTACCGCAAGCAGTTTTACGAGCCTTACATTAACAGCCGCGTTGTCGAGCTGGCCTTCCGCCACTTCCTGGGCCGGGCCCCTGAAACCCGCGAGGAAGTGCAGACCTACTTCTCCATCGTCTCCAGCAAGGGCCTGGCCGGCCTGGTGGACGCCCTGGTGGACAGCCGCGAGTACGGGGACTACTTCGGCGAGGAGACGGTGCCCTACCTGCGCAAGCTGGGGATAGAAGCCCAAACCAGCGCCAACTGGGGAGCCAAGTTCGACCTCTACACCTACGCTGCCCCGCGCCGCAAGGTGCCCCAGTTCATTACCCTCTTTGCCCGCTACAACCGGCCTCTGCCGGATCAGCATGCCTATGGCTCCGGCAACGACCCGCTGGAGATCCAATTTGGGGCCATCTTCCCCAAGGAAACCCGTTCCCTCAGCGCCCGCCCCGCCCCCTTCAACAAGGATGTCAAGCGCATCCTCATCCGGCGCGGCTTTGCCCTCACCAACGCCCGCACCAATCCCAAGGCAGTGGGGGATCCCGGTAGCCTTGGTCCCAAAGTCTTCAAGCTCACCCAAACCCCTGGCGATCGCAGCCGGCGGCTAGGGGTGCGGGCGGGGATTGTTGGCAGCGAAGTCTCGACGCAAGCGGTGATCCGCGCCTGCTACCAGCAGGTGTACGGTTACATGCCCTACGAAGGCCAACGGCTAACCCGTTGGGAGATCAAGCTGGAGTCGGGGGAAATTCCTGTCAAAGAGTTTATTCGCCAACTGGCCAAGTCGGATCTCTTCCGCAACAAGTACTGGTCCAGCTTGTATGTCTGCAAAGCCATCGAGTTTATCCACCGCAAGCTGCTGGGCCGACCCACCTACGGGCGCCAGGAGATGAACCGCCTATTTGACATCGCCTCCAAGCAAGGGTTCTACGCCGTCGTGGACGCCATCCTCGACAGCGAGGAGTACCAGCAGGTCTTCGGGGAAGATATCGTGCCCTATGAGCGCTACCTCACCCCCGGCGGCCTGGCGCTGCGGCGGATGCGCCCCGGCTCCACCGACATGGCTGTTGCAACCAAGCCCATTCGCACCGACGAGGACATTCCGCTGTTTGTCAAGTTGGGTCAGCCTCGGGATATGCCTTCCGGCGAGCTGGAAATCCAGCGGCGGGCCCAGCAGGGGGTGCCCAAGGTACGCCAAGAGATCCCTGTCTTCAAGCTCACCAGCCTGGCCAACAAAGCGGAAGTCAACAACCTCATCCGCGCCGCCTACCGGCAGGTCTTCGAGCGGGATATGGACATCTACAACATCAGCGCCGAGCTCAGTTCTGCCGAGTCCAAGCTGCGCAACGGCGAGATCACCGTCAAGGAGTTCATCGAGGCCCTGGGGTGTTCCGAGCTGTACCGCTCCGAGTTCTATGCCCCCTATCCCAACACCAAGGTGATCGAGCTGGGCACCAAGCACTTCCTGGGCCGTGCTCCTCTCAACCAGCAGGAGATCCGCAAGTACAACCAGATCTTGGCCACCCAGGGGGTGAAAGCCTTTGTGCGCGCCCTGCTGAACACCCAGGAGTATCGCGATCTCTTCGGCGAGGACACGGTGCCCTATCGCCGCTTCCCCACCCTGCCGGCGGCCAACTTCCCCAACACGCAGGAGCTGTACGGTCGCCTTACCAAGCAAAACCACGAGCTGGTAGTGCCCAGCTTCAGCCCTGTGGGCAATGACCGCAGCTAG
- a CDS encoding glycosyltransferase 61 family protein, with protein sequence MQFVTLFLIHKDMAPNPALPPHLLSSAFLLEDWEQGHYEHVIQVLQQGLEQGSLSPELYWDLGSAYLLLGRELEGQLAWQEGLAMLHAEGVAESEAAYHLLRGLQALAERLWEKGHWPQAAALYRQLLEVGDGLSGLEPSSGQALAAHRIGLTQERSRLWSSAAEWFERACQRDPAAAESFWRWGLALMKLGRLREAISPLQEAARLRPEWGDPWVQMGLAWLDLRDPVQAVRCFQAAEARGTGTAQLYSYWAEAEVRLAHPEAAWEKVCRAVAAERNWVQAWCEGSGGESPLRSGLEQACRGEGSARIPDFLYSAWRQRWAPEGVAPPADSFSQSTPPTTDFWPVPTQGYLTTRQWHQATGEGDYQLLDPGGVLCLKAPPAADPDILQKLRPQRIPLAETFVAQIPRGSVHVGHYPRHLYASFASGVLTRRGELLADLSLSLPPPEFLDWDYRPDHLQHHPLLGLPHLPPPIPLDGPVALLPLGAVNYFHWMVDILPALDILQRSGALEKDIPILIHGYQGKPFQVQSLAALGIPVERILSFEQLGGSHLQAQNLIVPSAGAPVGCLTPRGLEVLRQLAQPSFSIDPLQPRRIYISRRSARWRRVINEAEVLACLHPWGFVPVQMETLSLQEQIALMQGAEAVIGIHGAGLTNLAFCQPGTTVIEILPSNAVLPYFWSIAQVAGLRYFPLVAPVCDPALVALLSSPDLDREDAWVRIPDLLNVLEQTGIKG encoded by the coding sequence TTGCAGTTTGTAACACTGTTTCTCATCCACAAAGACATGGCTCCCAACCCAGCTCTACCCCCCCATCTGTTGTCTTCTGCTTTTCTCCTTGAGGATTGGGAGCAGGGGCATTACGAGCACGTCATTCAGGTCTTGCAGCAGGGGCTCGAGCAGGGATCCCTGTCTCCAGAGCTGTATTGGGATCTGGGATCTGCCTATCTCCTGCTGGGTCGGGAACTGGAGGGGCAGCTTGCGTGGCAAGAGGGCTTGGCAATGCTGCATGCAGAGGGCGTGGCCGAATCCGAGGCCGCTTACCACCTGCTGAGGGGCTTGCAGGCTTTGGCGGAAAGGCTGTGGGAGAAGGGCCATTGGCCGCAGGCAGCAGCTCTGTATCGCCAGCTTCTGGAGGTGGGGGATGGGCTTTCTGGGCTGGAGCCGTCTTCTGGCCAGGCTTTGGCTGCCCACCGCATTGGCCTGACCCAAGAGCGGAGCCGGCTGTGGAGCTCGGCAGCGGAGTGGTTTGAGCGGGCTTGCCAACGGGATCCGGCGGCAGCAGAGAGTTTTTGGCGCTGGGGCTTGGCCCTGATGAAGCTGGGCCGTTTGCGAGAGGCGATTTCCCCTCTACAGGAGGCTGCGCGGCTGCGCCCTGAGTGGGGGGATCCCTGGGTACAGATGGGCTTGGCGTGGCTGGATCTGCGGGATCCAGTTCAGGCTGTGCGGTGTTTCCAGGCGGCTGAGGCGCGGGGCACCGGGACGGCGCAACTCTACAGCTACTGGGCGGAAGCGGAAGTGCGGTTGGCTCACCCTGAGGCCGCTTGGGAGAAGGTTTGCCGAGCGGTGGCAGCGGAACGGAATTGGGTGCAGGCGTGGTGCGAGGGCAGCGGCGGGGAAAGCCCTCTGCGATCTGGACTGGAGCAGGCATGCAGGGGAGAGGGATCTGCGAGGATCCCCGATTTCCTGTATTCGGCTTGGCGGCAGCGTTGGGCTCCAGAAGGCGTTGCCCCTCCAGCAGACTCCTTTTCCCAGAGCACTCCCCCTACAACCGACTTCTGGCCGGTGCCAACCCAAGGCTACCTCACCACCCGACAGTGGCATCAGGCCACGGGCGAAGGGGACTACCAACTGCTGGATCCAGGGGGGGTTCTCTGTCTAAAAGCGCCCCCTGCCGCTGATCCCGACATTTTGCAAAAGTTGCGCCCGCAGCGCATCCCCTTGGCAGAGACCTTTGTCGCCCAGATCCCCCGAGGATCCGTCCACGTGGGCCACTATCCCCGCCACCTCTACGCCAGCTTCGCCAGTGGGGTGCTCACCCGCCGGGGAGAATTGCTCGCCGATCTGTCCCTGAGCTTGCCGCCGCCGGAGTTCCTCGACTGGGACTACAGGCCAGATCACCTGCAGCACCACCCCCTGCTGGGCTTGCCCCATCTCCCCCCACCGATCCCACTGGATGGCCCCGTTGCCCTTTTGCCCTTGGGGGCAGTTAATTACTTTCACTGGATGGTGGATATTCTGCCGGCCCTCGATATCCTGCAGCGGTCGGGCGCCCTGGAAAAGGACATCCCCATCTTGATCCACGGGTATCAGGGAAAACCCTTCCAGGTGCAGAGCTTGGCTGCTTTGGGGATCCCAGTCGAGCGCATCCTCAGCTTTGAGCAGTTGGGGGGATCCCATCTGCAAGCCCAGAACCTGATCGTGCCCTCAGCAGGCGCTCCGGTGGGGTGCTTGACGCCTAGGGGATTGGAGGTGCTGCGGCAACTGGCCCAGCCGAGTTTCTCCATTGACCCCTTACAACCGCGGCGAATTTACATCAGCCGTCGGTCTGCCCGCTGGCGGCGGGTGATCAACGAAGCGGAGGTGCTGGCCTGTTTGCACCCTTGGGGATTTGTACCGGTGCAGATGGAAACCCTCTCTCTTCAAGAGCAAATAGCCCTGATGCAGGGGGCAGAGGCGGTGATCGGGATCCACGGGGCGGGCCTAACCAACCTCGCCTTTTGTCAACCCGGCACCACCGTCATCGAGATCTTGCCCAGCAATGCAGTGCTTCCCTATTTTTGGAGTATTGCTCAGGTGGCAGGGTTAAGGTATTTCCCCTTGGTGGCGCCTGTTTGCGATCCGGCTTTGGTGGCTCTTCTTTCCAGCCCCGATTTGGATCGAGAAGATGCCTGGGTTCGGATCCCGGACTTGCTGAATGTGCTGGAACAGACAGGGATCAAGGGATGA
- a CDS encoding L-lactate MFS transporter, translating to MGRWLFILQGLLVLLCLGTVYSWSIFRKPLETELGIGASESLLPYTVALVFYATLMPITGFVIPRWGSRRVLALGGSLVGLGYGLASFAPSIGWITLCYGVIAGSGVGIAYGVPMAVAARWFPDRKGLAVGSTIVGFGLSPLLTAPLANRLIEALGVRPTLLILGILFAAVILGIATQLRFPPPDWILSSPFPRKSTNGPDRSPLTSRRSLPLLRNPSFYGLWICYAIGTLIGLSAIGISGPVGEELIGLDPTAAANSVALFAIFNGISRPLFGWLADRLHPHQVTTGSYGLILLACGLMLLPPQGSLLGYWVAFSLLWFCLGGWLAMAPALTLRLFDPERYAQNYGIVFTAYGVGALVGTMIAGQIRDRLGSYSYTFYGMAALAVVGIWVANVFLKEKL from the coding sequence ATGGGGAGATGGCTTTTTATCCTCCAGGGGCTCCTGGTTCTTCTTTGCCTGGGAACCGTCTATTCCTGGAGCATTTTCCGCAAGCCCCTGGAAACAGAGCTGGGGATTGGGGCCAGTGAGAGCCTGCTGCCCTACACCGTTGCCCTCGTGTTTTACGCTACCCTCATGCCCATCACAGGGTTTGTCATCCCCCGCTGGGGATCCCGCCGAGTACTGGCTCTGGGGGGCAGCTTGGTGGGTTTGGGCTATGGGCTGGCCAGCTTCGCCCCTTCTATTGGGTGGATCACCCTCTGCTATGGGGTGATTGCCGGCAGCGGTGTGGGAATAGCCTATGGAGTGCCAATGGCCGTGGCAGCCCGTTGGTTCCCGGATCGCAAGGGATTGGCGGTGGGATCCACCATTGTCGGCTTTGGCCTATCCCCCCTGCTTACCGCTCCTCTAGCCAACCGCTTGATCGAGGCGCTGGGGGTTCGACCTACGCTGCTGATTTTGGGGATCCTCTTCGCGGCAGTGATCCTGGGGATCGCAACCCAACTGAGATTTCCTCCTCCCGATTGGATCCTTTCCTCACCTTTTCCAAGAAAATCCACGAATGGCCCAGATCGCTCTCCGTTGACTTCTCGGCGCTCTCTCCCTCTGCTGAGGAACCCCTCCTTCTATGGCCTGTGGATCTGCTATGCCATCGGCACTCTGATCGGTTTAAGCGCCATTGGGATTTCTGGTCCTGTGGGGGAAGAGCTGATCGGCCTGGATCCCACTGCGGCTGCCAACAGCGTGGCTCTCTTCGCCATTTTCAACGGGATCAGCCGTCCTCTGTTTGGCTGGTTGGCCGATCGCTTACATCCCCATCAGGTCACTACGGGCTCCTATGGGCTGATCCTGCTGGCCTGTGGGCTAATGCTCCTGCCTCCCCAGGGATCCCTTCTGGGCTATTGGGTAGCCTTTTCCTTGCTTTGGTTTTGCCTGGGGGGGTGGCTGGCCATGGCTCCCGCCCTGACCCTGCGCTTGTTTGATCCCGAACGCTACGCCCAGAACTACGGCATTGTGTTTACCGCCTATGGAGTTGGGGCCTTGGTGGGAACGATGATCGCGGGGCAAATTCGCGATAGGCTGGGCAGCTATAGCTATACCTTTTATGGGATGGCCGCCTTGGCGGTGGTGGGGATCTGGGTGGCCAACGTTTTTTTGAAAGAGAAGTTGTAG